A genomic stretch from Candidatus Methanomassiliicoccus intestinalis Issoire-Mx1 includes:
- the tes gene encoding tetraether lipid synthase Tes, with product MITIDSALKKGLPKDTKSLCPECKKVVPATIYESDGKVLMDKICPEHGKVTDIYWSDVELYLKAEKFAYDTTGVSNALIQDATSCPENCGLCNLHTSHTVLANLDLTNRCNMNCPICFANANQAGYVYEPTFEEVVKMLETLRAEKPVPCTAIQFSGGEPTIYPRFFDVIKKAKELKFAQIQVATNGVKLASDPEFAIKCAEAGLNTIYLQFDGLDDDIYMRSRGRKMMDVKNKAIENIRNVPNKRPSVVLVPTLVRGLNDHQIGDIIRFAIKNMDVVRGVNFQPVAFTGRMEQEEREKGRYTIPDLVKDIEEQTGYAHKKDWYPVPSVVPISAYASAFLGKDKVTFSAHPHCGLATYWFVKDENNVIPITDFIEVEGLFDDLFELAKKTENSKVKKLSLLKAEKIIKKHMIEDKIPDGMNTMQFIKMMTNVFNNETKEGLAKFSWNMLLVSAMHFQDDYNYDVERVKRCVIHYVVPDGRIIPFCAYNGGPEYRAGVEKEFSVPLDEWRAKQGNEYT from the coding sequence ATGATTACAATAGACAGTGCATTAAAGAAGGGGCTCCCAAAAGATACAAAGTCTCTTTGTCCCGAATGTAAAAAGGTTGTACCAGCTACTATATACGAATCAGACGGCAAAGTGTTGATGGACAAGATCTGTCCAGAACACGGTAAGGTTACAGACATTTACTGGTCTGATGTGGAACTTTACCTCAAAGCAGAAAAATTCGCATATGATACGACAGGTGTATCCAATGCTTTAATTCAAGATGCTACCAGTTGTCCTGAGAACTGCGGATTGTGCAACTTACACACAAGCCATACAGTCTTGGCTAATCTGGATTTGACTAACAGATGTAACATGAATTGTCCAATCTGCTTTGCAAATGCAAATCAGGCTGGTTATGTGTATGAACCTACATTTGAAGAAGTAGTCAAGATGCTTGAGACACTGCGTGCAGAAAAGCCAGTGCCATGTACAGCAATTCAGTTTTCAGGTGGAGAGCCTACAATATATCCTAGATTCTTTGATGTAATTAAAAAAGCAAAAGAGTTGAAATTCGCTCAGATCCAGGTGGCTACGAATGGTGTGAAATTAGCATCAGACCCTGAGTTTGCAATTAAATGTGCAGAAGCTGGATTGAATACAATCTATCTCCAGTTTGATGGGCTTGACGATGACATCTATATGAGATCAAGAGGCAGAAAAATGATGGATGTCAAAAATAAAGCCATTGAGAACATAAGAAACGTTCCCAACAAGCGTCCTTCAGTCGTGTTGGTTCCAACATTAGTAAGGGGCCTCAACGATCATCAGATTGGTGACATCATCAGATTCGCAATTAAGAACATGGATGTTGTAAGAGGTGTCAACTTCCAACCAGTGGCATTTACTGGCCGTATGGAACAGGAAGAGAGAGAAAAAGGCAGATACACAATCCCCGATCTCGTTAAAGATATCGAAGAGCAGACTGGATATGCCCATAAAAAAGATTGGTACCCTGTACCAAGTGTCGTCCCCATTTCTGCATATGCTTCTGCTTTCTTAGGTAAAGACAAGGTAACATTCTCTGCACACCCTCACTGTGGTCTTGCAACATACTGGTTCGTTAAGGATGAAAACAATGTAATACCGATTACTGATTTCATCGAAGTCGAAGGTCTTTTTGACGATTTATTTGAACTGGCTAAGAAGACTGAGAACTCAAAAGTAAAGAAACTCTCTCTCTTGAAAGCAGAGAAAATCATCAAGAAACATATGATTGAGGATAAGATCCCAGATGGTATGAATACAATGCAATTCATAAAAATGATGACCAATGTATTCAACAATGAGACCAAAGAAGGATTGGCTAAATTCTCATGGAATATGCTGCTTGTGAGTGCAATGCACTTCCAGGATGACTACAACTATGATGTTGAGAGAGTCAAACGCTGTGTAATTCACTACGTTGTACCCGATGGAAGAATAATTCCATTCTGTGCATATAACGGAGGGCCAGAATACCGTGCAGGCGTAGAGAAAGAATTCTCAGTTCCGCTGGATGAGTGGAGAGCTAAACAGGGAAATGAATATACCTGA
- a CDS encoding TrmB family transcriptional regulator has product MNEESLFRFLSSDPMDVDQTKSELLSLLSNLGFSEYEAKAYLSLIMKTRASAEEVAEMAEIPRTSSYKVLKSLISKGYATSKEGRPTLYFPVHPRDIRDKFIADFSRSFEKLEMVYGLITERGTPQIVYTMTGKAKIIAKISDMLDSAEESFFIASPLIEEIYRCCYSNFSKAVKRGVNVVVVTVPGPEIQYASEIVRKKGIMATDVLVDCKAAMLASNDLGICGYTDNEFIVGHMQSFLLISLLNEG; this is encoded by the coding sequence ATGAATGAAGAAAGTTTATTCAGATTTTTATCTTCTGATCCAATGGATGTGGATCAAACTAAGTCAGAATTACTGTCGCTCTTGAGCAACCTAGGATTCTCAGAATATGAAGCCAAAGCATATCTTTCTCTCATTATGAAAACAAGAGCTTCAGCAGAAGAAGTAGCAGAAATGGCTGAGATTCCAAGAACTTCTTCGTACAAAGTTCTTAAGAGCCTAATATCCAAAGGATATGCAACATCTAAAGAAGGAAGGCCCACATTGTATTTTCCAGTTCACCCTCGCGATATACGAGATAAATTTATCGCAGACTTCAGCAGATCTTTTGAAAAGTTAGAGATGGTGTATGGACTCATTACTGAAAGGGGAACTCCTCAGATTGTATACACAATGACTGGAAAAGCAAAAATCATTGCAAAAATAAGCGACATGCTGGATTCTGCAGAAGAATCGTTCTTTATTGCATCACCGTTGATAGAAGAGATTTACAGATGTTGTTATTCTAACTTCTCTAAAGCCGTTAAGCGAGGCGTAAATGTAGTTGTCGTTACAGTGCCTGGACCTGAAATACAATATGCTTCAGAAATTGTCAGAAAAAAAGGAATAATGGCTACAGATGTTCTTGTCGACTGCAAAGCCGCAATGCTAGCTTCAAACGATCTGGGAATCTGCGGATACACAGATAATGAATTCATCGTAGGACATATGCAGTCATTTCTGCTGATATCACTATTAAATGAAGGTTAG
- the serS gene encoding serine--tRNA ligase, with the protein MLDIDLIRNNPDLIRESLKNRNYSEKLLDDFLTVDEEWRKAVDDSNRLKHERNDASSRIPNLKGDEKQTVIAEMKRVSERIKELDALKIELELKREDIALNIPNVPDESVPIGKDYDGNKIVMEWGTPKKFDFEPKKHYELGEDLDIIDFVRGAKITGSGFYIMKGDGARLERAVIQYMLDVHHEQGYTEIIPPAIINKNAVIGTGQYPKMKDDMYWCERDDLWLNPTAEVPVTNMHQDEIFEKTDLPKYYTAYLPSFRREAGRNADTRGIIRVHQFNKIELVEFVLPQGSMERLEVLRGNAEAILRGLNLPYRVLLLCTGDMGFASAKTYDLEAYAPAADQWLEVSSCSCFTDFQARRARIKYRPEPHLKSEFINTLNGSGLALPRTIVAIMENYQTPDGKIVIPEVLRPYMKGQKIIG; encoded by the coding sequence TTGCTAGACATCGATCTAATCCGTAACAACCCCGATCTTATCAGGGAATCACTTAAAAACAGAAATTATTCAGAGAAGCTGCTGGATGATTTTTTAACCGTGGATGAGGAATGGAGAAAAGCCGTTGATGACAGTAACAGACTGAAACATGAACGTAACGACGCCTCAAGCCGCATCCCAAATCTAAAAGGTGACGAAAAACAGACTGTTATTGCTGAGATGAAACGAGTTTCCGAGAGAATTAAAGAACTCGATGCACTCAAAATTGAACTTGAATTAAAAAGGGAAGATATTGCATTAAATATACCCAATGTGCCAGATGAAAGCGTTCCCATTGGAAAAGACTATGATGGAAACAAAATCGTAATGGAATGGGGCACACCAAAGAAATTTGATTTTGAACCTAAAAAACATTATGAGCTCGGCGAAGACCTTGATATTATAGATTTCGTAAGGGGAGCAAAGATAACGGGCAGCGGATTTTACATCATGAAAGGTGACGGGGCCAGATTGGAACGTGCTGTAATCCAATATATGCTGGATGTCCATCATGAGCAGGGATACACCGAGATAATACCCCCTGCAATAATCAATAAAAATGCTGTGATTGGAACTGGCCAATATCCAAAGATGAAAGATGATATGTATTGGTGTGAGAGGGATGATTTATGGCTCAATCCTACTGCAGAAGTTCCAGTAACAAATATGCATCAGGATGAGATTTTTGAGAAAACAGATCTTCCAAAATATTACACTGCATATCTCCCCTCATTCAGACGTGAAGCTGGAAGGAATGCAGATACCCGAGGTATAATCAGAGTCCATCAGTTTAATAAAATTGAACTTGTTGAATTCGTTCTTCCGCAGGGATCCATGGAAAGGCTGGAAGTCCTGCGCGGTAATGCTGAAGCGATTCTGCGGGGTCTGAACCTGCCATATCGTGTCCTTTTATTATGCACTGGTGATATGGGATTCGCATCTGCAAAAACCTATGATCTTGAAGCTTATGCACCCGCAGCAGATCAGTGGCTTGAAGTTTCTTCATGTTCTTGTTTCACTGATTTCCAAGCCCGCAGAGCTAGAATAAAATACCGCCCAGAACCACACCTGAAGAGTGAATTCATCAATACGCTGAATGGATCAGGTCTTGCTTTGCCGAGGACGATAGTCGCTATCATGGAAAACTATCAGACCCCTGATGGCAAGATCGTAATCCCGGAAGTTCTGCGCCCATATATGAAAGGACAGAAGATAATTGGATGA
- a CDS encoding YhbY family RNA-binding protein: MSTKLSKKELVKRGSTIDPTIHVGKEGVSDGVIEEIKTQIKRAKIVKVKMLPAAGEDIKDVAADIANRAEVKCVETRGFTILLCDPKIAEN, translated from the coding sequence ATGTCAACAAAGTTAAGTAAAAAAGAACTCGTGAAGCGAGGAAGCACAATTGATCCTACGATCCATGTGGGAAAAGAAGGTGTTTCTGATGGAGTAATCGAGGAGATAAAAACTCAGATAAAAAGAGCAAAGATAGTCAAAGTAAAAATGCTGCCCGCAGCCGGTGAAGATATAAAAGACGTAGCAGCAGACATTGCAAACCGTGCTGAAGTGAAATGCGTTGAAACAAGAGGTTTTACAATCCTGTTATGCGATCCCAAAATAGCAGAAAACTAA
- a CDS encoding ribonuclease P protein component 4 has protein sequence MTKKRISSKEIRHISIDRINTLMQMARNESRYGNYIRSKRYVELARKISNKTKTSIPKGDLYCKTCLSPLIPGMNCRVRLNSGHLCIHCLNCGKIIRTSYAYKKSD, from the coding sequence ATGACTAAAAAAAGAATATCCTCTAAAGAAATTAGACATATCTCAATCGATAGAATTAACACACTTATGCAGATGGCTCGCAACGAGTCCCGGTATGGAAATTATATCCGGAGTAAAAGATACGTAGAGCTGGCTAGGAAAATAAGCAATAAAACTAAAACATCAATTCCAAAAGGTGATCTGTATTGCAAGACATGCCTGTCTCCACTCATTCCTGGAATGAATTGCAGAGTCAGATTAAATTCCGGCCATTTATGTATACACTGCTTAAACTGTGGTAAGATTATAAGAACATCATATGCATACAAAAAGAGTGATTAA